A single window of Plasmodium reichenowi strain SY57 chromosome 14, whole genome shotgun sequence DNA harbors:
- a CDS encoding hypothetical protein (conserved Plasmodium protein, unknown function), with protein sequence MTFLMAKNYVFFFYLCSSLLSHRYTFKSKFVYDNKNLIPNFFLFKEKYIEGSNILSCNEETCGYCKYNKMNEYGKFIGKDIKNIFMSKNQCLVNNIERREMNTSFLLYNIISQINEIIYLFKYNTIKIIKNIFKIVLVKDFFLTYRKNEYKNYRGKELKEEKQKRSVMFVEREVNERGEMKHFNIKLKQKEWFRNVRILNEEKCFLNCGKGVCQNTHGYEYCKCPEGFSSNPEKNFECEEHCKVNNGGCDKDATCVPVLSEEEEKNNVVKGVGVICKCKNGNTKYNGYYCG encoded by the exons ATGACATTTCTGATGGCGAAAAATtatgttttctttttttatttgtgtAGCTCTTTACTTTCCCATAGATACACATTTAAAAGTAAATTTGTATATGATAACAAAAATTTGATACCtaacttttttttgtttaagGAGAAATACATAGAGGGTTCAAATATACTTAGTTGTAATGAGGAAACATGTGGttattgtaaatataataaaatgaatgaaTATGGAAAGTTCATTGGAAAagacataaaaaatatatttatgagTAAAAATCAATGTCTggtaaataatatagaaagAAGAGAAATGAATACATCATTTcttttgtataatattatatcacaaataaatgaaattatttatttatttaaatataatacgataaaaattattaagaatatattCAAGATAGTATTAg TAAAGGATTTCTTTTTAACGTACAggaaaaatgaatataaaaattatagaggaaaagaattaaaagaagaaaaacaaaaaaggAGTGTAATGTTTGTTGAAAGGGAAGTAAATGAGAGGGGGGAAATGaaacattttaatataaaattaaaacagAAAGAATGGTTTAGAAATGTACGAAttttaaatgaagaaaaatgttttttaaaTTGTGGAAAAGGTGTTTGTCAGAATACTCATGGATATGAATATTGTAAATGTCCAGAAGGCTTTTCAAGTAATCCTGAAAAAAATTTCGAATGCGAAGAACATTGTAAGGTAAACAATGGAGGATGTGATAAGGACGCGACATGTGTACCTGTTTTATCTGAGgaggaagaaaaaaataatgttgTAAAAGGAGTTGGCGTTATATGTAAATGTAAAAATggaaatacaaaatataatggATATTATTGTGGTTAG
- a CDS encoding hypothetical protein (conserved Plasmodium protein, unknown function), which yields MKIQNYLKQMKNEKNIFDYKEEGNDKVYRYDDIEKNIYKRKEKKTNIYLKKDLLFQKCILYKLRCLNNTSSWLLELSKCEKNKDDHINYNKKLIDNIKLRKPFSKYKKIISLFYKKKYKEAYNLLCQISTRNSSQLLKTNLLWKDNFFVNNKYNLNVLIERIDFINKGKEVCEENHKKDEKVKGHKTRINDRTNITILDMLQRKGKYKKEDKIKEIKRNYHDDIIINPKYMKYENKINRRCNNFFLYTKCSGFEYNFINIIRHDNGYTIFPTQESNKYFVDIHNKISNKKKKNNIYDDPSEGDICYIYKKNEQFINHTKNKYINKKVKIKKRNTDKYHINENMRFYLYIKMLCLYMHSHSYSIYNEKNVRKQYLHINIEHMRRKEILLYIIQYMKNMRKKFIVFDTHLYLLLSVAYYDLGKYHKSVLYIKKSIKRDYFNITAWIFFNNLICIEKFIDNHEIERKRKEIYTNQHNYDNYNTISINCNDKKKKKKKKKKYIYVKKKYFINKHNKLDNLVNHLFENEFFEFSKNEYNKINIMNHHNLYTYINPITNMNEDFFFKNNYFVNQIFEEGMMNKEGNEKIVGHMDRCYKNCKNYIKNVHHVENVKNKKTIFNDVFIKYTKYLREHSFKNNFMTLFGFAHFCSLNNKHYQDSICIYKYLIKILRGKNNLYISGELAKLYYYCGQEKKSLKYFNKLKIINKENAILRKQMMNIYFIYYYSQYGQSKNCKNQIIFLGPNNKFEFYDKDKKHIMCMSMKKYKAFKKLIIPKYFSDEFIYVELLANIYFLNNSTFDLFLLAHSYQKKNKKKNYDEKLFYILGKYYSLNKNYEKSITFFKKGIKKNKYHIYSYISLAQEYFLFKNNVNISIYILLKVLFIYFNNTYVWYSLGQCLEYKKHYTFCIFSYEKALFFKEDISIYYFLSASYLKRGDIYNYIYVLIRGWNFKKNVLFSSMIFNINLNILNNEYYELIRKYDISNLLLSDEKKKECIKHIIVHHYYKKTNNNCLLWCLIYLKGYFKKISKNLHHDNIYISEFLKDNSYEMFVKNNFFFGGDNNIKKKKFKEYHKTNLFFKNFNLIYYKNTSYLYFIQCLRNSPTVFFNAVTYLANYCFYNKQFKYSFKLLEILWDVKGSISSNYLEYIFLIEKMLRKEKDRNNFKKKNFLKNMLL from the coding sequence atgaaaattcaaaattatttaaaacaaatgaaaaatgaaaaaaatatttttgattATAAAGAAGAAGGAAATGATAAAGTATATAGATATGATGAcatagaaaaaaatatatataaaagaaaggaaaaaaaaacaaatatttatttgaaaaaagaTTTACTTTTCCAAAAATGTATTTTGTACAAATTACGATGCCTCAATAATACTTCTTCATGGTTATTAGAACTATCAAAATGCgagaaaaataaagatgatcatataaattataataaaaaacttattgataatataaaactTAGAAAACcattttcaaaatataaaaaaattatttccttattttataaaaaaaaatataaagaagcatataatttattgtGCCAAATATCGACAAGGAATTCTTCTCAacttttaaaaacaaatttattatggaaagataatttttttgtaaataataaatataatttgaaTGTATTGATTGAAAGAATCgattttattaataaaggTAAGGAGGTATGTGAAGAGaatcataaaaaagatGAGAAAGTAAAAGGCCATAAGACTCGTATAAATGACAGGACAAATATTACTATATTAGACATGTTAcaaagaaaaggaaaatataagaaagaagataaaataaaagaaataaaaagaaattatcatgatgatattattataaatccaaaatatatgaaatatgaaaataaaattaacagaagatgtaataatttttttttatatacaaaatgtTCAGGTTttgaatataattttattaatattattcgACATGACAACGGTTATACTATATTTCCTACACAAGAGAGCAATAAGTATTTTGTagatatacataataaaatatcaaataaaaaaaaaaaaaataatatttatgatgaCCCATCAGAAGGGGAcatatgttatatatataagaaaaatgaacaatttattaatcatacaaaaaacaaatatattaataaaaaagtgaaaataaaaaagagaaataCGGATAAGtatcatataaatgaaaatatgcgattttatctttatataaaaatgttatgtttatatatgcACAGTCATTCATACtcaatatataatgagAAAAATGTGAGAAAACAATAtcttcatataaatattgaaCATATGagaagaaaagaaatacttttatatattatacagtatatgaaaaatatgagAAAAAAGTTTATTGTTTTTGACACAcatctttatttattattaagcGTTGCTTATTATGATTTAGGAAAATATCATAAAAgtgtattatatattaagaagAGTATTAAGAGAgattattttaatattactgcatggatattttttaacaaCTTAATATGTATAGAAAAATTTATAGATAACCATGAAATTGAAAGAAAgagaaaagaaatatatacaaaccaacataattatgataattataatactATATCTATTAATTGTAatgacaaaaaaaaaaaaaaaaaaaaaaaaaaaaaatacatatatgtaaaaaaaaagtatttcataaataaacataataaattagATAATCTTGTTAATCATTTGTTTGAAAATGAATTCTTTgaattttcaaaaaatgagtataataaaataaatataatgaacCATCATAATTTGTACACATATATCAACCCTATAACAAATATGAATGAagatttcttttttaaaaacaattATTTTGTCAACCAAATTTTTGAAGAGGGTATGATGAATAAAGAAggaaatgaaaaaatagTTGGACATATGGATCgatgttataaaaattgtaaaaattatataaaaaatgtacatCATGTTGaaaatgttaaaaataaaaagacCATATTTAATgatgtttttattaaatatacaaaatatttgaGAGAACATagttttaaaaataattttatgaCCTTATTCGGATTTGCACATTTCTGttctttaaataataaacattaTCAAGATtctatatgtatatataaatatttgataaaaatCCTGAGGGGAAAAAATAACCTGTACATTTCAGGTGAGCTAGCCAAATTGTATTATTACTGTGGTcaggaaaaaaaaagtttgaaatattttaataagttaaaaattataaataaggaaaatgctattttaagaaaacaaatgatgaatatatattttatatattattattctcaATATGGACAATCTAAAAATTGTAAAAATCAGATTATATTTTTGGGACCTAATAACAAATTTGAATTTTAtgataaagataaaaaacatataatgTGTATGagtatgaaaaaatataaagcttttaaaaaattaataattcctaaatatttttcagacgaatttatatatgttgaaTTATTAgctaatatatattttttaaacaattcaacatttgatttatttttactgGCTCATAGTTatcaaaagaaaaataaaaaaaaaaattatgatgaaaaattattttatatattaggaaaatattattcattaaataagaattatgaaaagtcaattacattttttaaaaaaggtattaaaaaaaataaatatcatatatatagttaTATCAGTTTAGCAcaagaatattttttattcaagaataatgtaaatatttccatatatattttattaaaagttctttttatatattttaacaaTACCTATGTATGGTATAGTTTAGGGCAGTGTTTggaatataaaaaacattatactttttgtattttttcatatgaaaaggctcttttttttaaggaagatatttctatatattatttcttgTCTGCTTCCTATTTAAAAAGGggtgatatatataattatatttatgtgttAATAAGAGGTTGGaattttaagaaaaatgttttattttcttctatgatttttaatattaatttaaatattttaaataacgaatattatgaattaataaggaaatatgatatatctAATCTTCTTTTGAGTgatgagaaaaaaaaagaatgtatcaaacatattattgttcatcattattataaaaaaacaaataacAATTGCTTACTTTGGTGTctcatatatttaaaaggatattttaaaaaaatatctaAAAATTTGCAtcatgataatatatatataagtgAATTTTTAAAGGACAATTCATATGAAATGTTTGTaaagaataattttttttttgggggggataataatataaagaaaaagaaatttaaAGAATATCATAAAACGAATTTATTCTtcaaaaattttaatttaatttattataaaaataccagttatttgtattttattcAATGTTTGAGAAATTCACCTACAGTTTTTTTTAATGCTGTAACTTATTTAGCTaattattgtttttataataaacaatTCAAATATTCTTTCAAACTTTTAGAAATATTATGGGATGTAAAAGGAAGCATATCCTCCAATTATTTGgagtatatttttttgattgAAAAAATGTTAAGGAAGGAAAAGGAtagaaataattttaaaaaaaaaaattttctgaaaaatatgttattatga
- a CDS encoding hypothetical protein (conserved Plasmodium protein, unknown function) — MLQGRIKKFKVPVDNNVDNFIKDINIRKNEYIYACDLVDDDNINLSSENVISLFDYINESYSNVLLLLCQEGFDSILNYMKVCNNLSDIENEKIFGCLTILIEKGVDIFKNYYKCLEKCHKKDEFYNDTEKMEIIIQENNSIMNIIIECLESNYKEYSINEKKRNLTYFEINEIIISFFNALTFIYINIFNSYYNYNFSKQPNNEIIINVQRGRKKQKRDSDEGNNIPLKNINSLLNNIILLVSNINFDLLYDNVNISIVDIYLHFFLNIYTLNQENTTTFNMSSTYHEEISIIIGNLLKLYMKKDTHKVIGSTDKSVKSSINFLNEMEYKKETGRVVDNKKKRKRGKHMDEEEEEDDDKGDSDNNNNNNNNNNNNNNNNKVDNDNYNDNKIGEKDNSNSKKREEEEDENFYSFSFSYIFLNVCKKCTSVNICDCILRVKNTEIPKVIMKEFIDHIKENSIVYLNLSVQTHMQNEILNILNCLEYFSKNLSVHLIFYLKDLTDMLGIDIYYIRKSIFEIFKNFIILSKGSEEMKVNHLKDSELSTNNRRKEKNGRRDINKCTAYEDEKNNAGRGNNSYNFLNDSSCDSDDKNDDTDFFSDDDNDDDTDVFSDDDNDDDTDVFSDTNINDNNLCNKRGEKSKKEKEKKKKKKKNXXXXXXXXXXXXXXXXXNNNNNNNNNKRSECNNNKYNISKKEKLKEEKKKKKYFNLRRKENKISNNKEMDHLLKSSSLHINENSISTYKDIINKLVWEDLYFLQLCFEECLKNRSYIMHVLICRQYDSKLHVRCYLLKIFYELIENNFIPLNYYNNICVICSERINDKSPLVRQRAFALLSCIANDVVKTKYMIPLDTKRIKKDLYYLDRRKNLLNKNDTSKVDVNGSVHGDGLCMDSDLLRMKRIKNVKSKKKINLSDSDTDSEDMDEIIEKDKHHKNRHNNILDRVNIRSDLTNKCSIITGGSSDFPLKDDIQNEEDRNKYSNQLDLLIRMYNEVLFISLVVDECVDLCFKLLYSTIETDQKSAIKFIILAHICGNNKAGEDMNKVWSLIFSNNNIIVEIIINEFVNVNISSDDYRMSAFRLINVTTNSKLKDISCIEKIMECLLLQEKASTLSVGKLLDELFNILFVDTFSDNKNMIIKEGALILMKILCYSIYTVNIKKGKKDQYFLFTNKKKHLILLFINEYKDNLHFINLLILILKYNKTNKIIQSLLIILFNLIFDKMVDNDGLDDGMCKGEEGKFVNGVENINNNNNNNNNNNNNNNNNNNNNNNNNNNGRENNSLYNISKGEFKEQCLYEDKNTWFKCCQSIVESMYVHFDDFLLIFTTKIRNMLHFVLNNNMCKPYLVNKELRGDNNNRISCLTLTKFIFLCGHLGLYTYIYAEKIQNKLKKIVSKNDSNYGMCTKEEKDREYFDYVVEHMIVCNNLLGKKVMPLIFFIINNPKEFFNECIIINDDNITNGFKKEQVVDKEDDTLYMNYEVYLLILVCLLTLCKFAIISQTFCQKVMSNNASIIKLIVSIITEEENQLFLRNGKIGKSSTGLSVDMSMNILSLCDSVIKIEDTSRNKKVDNNNNSNNNNSDDDNNNDNVKSEDMNEVDMKGVDKIGEKIYEKMCNNNNNNVRCLNDKETNPDSKTCQYGVLKSCIMYKTISNIRKMLLISYADLLYRHPNLLEPYNKYIFKVLNDEDINMRRTAVSVFTHLFMTDTVKAKSILLVHMMYLTIDSDEKISSGSKSFFYELDKKSPITLVNNICDMISVLARNDRKLEYEMNKKILLFLLTFLKKSKYNETLVEKVFKKMKEVNINRTDDLHLYMQVFLNIHIDEKILAKINKCFPLIRYIIRENEYIHDNFILICKKAAEKKRGRPTEDGQQQNNVNTTSNNNNNNDNNNNNNNNNNNNNNDKMETEKNENKMRELAEDILGKIESTTNKTRHMFSFESELKSISKEETKSKNEEKK, encoded by the coding sequence ATGCTGCAAGGAAGGATAAAAAAGTTTAAGGTTCCAGTTGATAACAATGTggataattttataaaagatataaatataagaaagaatgaatatatatatgcatgTGATTTGGTAGATGATGATAACATAAATTTGAGCAGTGAAAATGTGATAAGTTTATTTGATTACATTAATGAGAGTTATAgtaatgtattattattattatgtcAAGAAGGTTTTGATagtatattaaattatatgaaagTTTGTAATAATTTGAGTGATATAGAGAATGAGAAGATATTTGGATGTTTGACTATACTAATTGAAAAAGGTgtagatatatttaagaattattataaatgcTTAGAGAAGTGTCATAAGAAAGATGaattttataatgataCCGAAAAGATGGagataataatacaagaaaataatagtattatgaatataataatagaatGTTTAGAATCtaattataaagaatattcaataaatgaaaagaaaaggaacttgacatattttgaaattaatgaaattataatatcattttttaatgcTTTAAcctttatttatataaatatatttaattcatattataattataatttttcaaaacagcctaataatgaaattataataaatgttcAACGAGGTCGAAAAAAACAGAAAAGAGATAGTGATGAAGGGAATAATATAcctttaaaaaatataaatagtttgttaaataatattattttattagttagtaatataaattttgatttattatatgacAATGTGAATATATCGATCGTAGacatatatttacatttctttttaaatatatatacattaaatCAAGAGAATACAACAACATTTAATATGAGCAGTACGTACCATGAGGAGATATCGATTATTATAGGGAACTTGTTGAAATTGTATATGAAGAAGGATACACATAAGGTTATTGGATCTACTGATAAGTCTGTTAAATCGtctattaattttttgaatgagatggaatataaaaaggaaacAGGTAGGGTTGTtgataataagaaaaagaGGAAAAGGGGTAAACATATGGATGAGGAGGAGGAGgaagatgatgataaaGGTGATAGtgacaataataataataataataataataataataataataataataataacaaggtcgataatgataattataatgataacaaAATTGGGGAAAAAGATAATTCGAATAGCAAAAAGAGAGAAGAGGAGGAGGATGagaatttttattctttttctttttcttacatatttttaaatgtatgTAAGAAATGTACCAGtgtaaatatatgtgaTTGTATACTAAGGGTAAAGAATACCGAGATTCCTAAAGTTATAATGAAAGAGTTTATAGatcatataaaagaaaattcgatagtatatttaaatttgaGTGTTCAAACACATATGCAGAATGAAATATTGAATATATTGAATTGTTTGgaatatttttctaaaaaCTTAAGTGTgcatttaatattttatttgaaaGATTTAACGGATATGTTAGGTATAgacatttattatataagaaaatcGATATTTGagatttttaaaaattttataattttatccAAGGGCAGTGAAGAAATGAAGGTGAATCATTTAAAAGATTCTGAACTTTCTACAAATAATAGGAGGAAGGAGAAAAATGGTAGGAGGGATATTAATAAGTGTACTGCATATGAGgatgaaaagaataatgCTGGAAGGGGTAATAATAGTTACAACTTTTTAAATGACAGTAGCTGTGATagtgatgataaaaatgatgatacAGACTTTTTTagtgatgatgataatgatgatgatacAGACGTTTTTagtgatgatgataatgatgatgatacAGACGTTTTTAGTgatacaaatataaatgataataatcTTTGTAATAAAAGAGGGGAAAAATcaaagaaagaaaaagagaaaaaaaaaaaaaaaaaaaaaaataaNNNNNNNNNNNNNNNNNNNNNNNNNNNNNNNNNNNNNNNNNNNNNNNNtaataataataataataataataataataaaagaagtgaatgtaataataataagtataatatttcaaagAAGGAAAAGTtgaaagaagaaaaaaaaaaaaaaaaatatttcaattTGAGAAgaaaggaaaataaaatttctaataataaagaaatggatcatttattaaaatcGTCTTCTTTAcatattaatgaaaatagtataagtacatataaagatataataaataaattagtATGGGaagatttatattttttacaattaTGTTTTGAGGAGTGTTTAAAAAACAGATCATATATAATGCatgtattaatatgtaGACAATATGATTCGAAATTACATGTGCGTTGTTATTTGTTGAAGATATTTTACGAATTAATTGAGAATAATTTTATCCCcttaaattattataataatatttgtgTAATATGTAGTGAGCgaataaatgataaatcTCCTTTAGTAAGACAGAGAGCATTTGCTTTATTATCGTGTATTGCAAATGATGTTGTAAAAACGAAATATATGATACCTTTAGACACGAAGAGAATAAAGAAGGATTTGTATTATTTGGATAGAAGAAAGAATTTAttgaataaaaatgatacCTCAAAAGTTGATGTAAATGGAAGTGTTCATGGTGATGGATTATGTATGGATAGTGATTTATTACGtatgaaaagaataaaaaatgtaaaaagcaaaaagaaaattaatttatctGATAGCGATACAGATAGTGAAGATATGGATGAGATTATTGAAAAGGATAAACATCATAAGAATAgacataataatattttagaTCGTGTAAATATTAGGTCTGATTTAACTAATAAGTGTAGTATTATTACAGGTGGAAGTTCAGATTTCCCTTTGAAAGATGATATACAGAATGAGGAAGATCGAAATAAGTATTCTAACCAATTAGATCTTCTTATAAGGATGTACAACGAAGTGTTGTTTATATCTTTGGTAGTGGATGAATGTGTTGATTTATGtttcaaattattatattcaacTATAGAGACTGATCAAAAGAGTGctataaaatttattattttagCACACATATGTGGGAATAATAAAGCAGGAGAAGACATGAATAAGGTATGGTCTTTAATAtttagtaataataatataatagttgaaataataataaatgaatttGTGAATGTTAATATTTCAAGTGATGATTATCGAATGAGTGCATTTAGATTAATCAATGTAACTACGAATAgtaaattaaaagatatatcatgtatagaaaaaattatggaATGTTTATTGCTTCAAGAAAAGGCAAGCACGTTGAGTGTAGGTAAATTATTAGatgaattatttaatatattatttgttgaTACATTCagtgataataaaaatatgataataaaagagGGTGCTTTAATCcttatgaaaatattatgttattctatatatacGGTAAATATCAAGAAAGGGAAAAAGGATCAATATTTTCTGTTTACtaataagaaaaaacatttgatattgttatttataaatgaGTACAAGGACAATTTGCATTTCATAAATCTGTTGATATTGATATTGAAGTATAACAAGACGAATAAAATCATACAGAGTTTGTTGATCATATTGTTTAATTTGATATTTGACAAGATGGTTGATAATGATGGTTTAGACGATGGTATGTGTAAGGGAGAAGAGGGCAAATTTGTTAATGGAGTGGAGAATATaaacaacaacaacaataataataacaataataataataataataataataataataataataataataataataataataatggtaGAGAGAACAATTCGCTTTATAACATTTCTAAAGGAGAATTTAAAGAACAGTGCTTATATGAAGATAAGAACACGTGGTTTAAATGTTGTCAATCTATTGTTGAAAGTATGTATGTGCACTTTGACGATTTTCTTCTTATATTTACGACGAAGATAAGGAATATGTTACATTTTGTGTTGAACAATAATATGTGTAAACCTTATCTTGTGAATAAAGAATTAAGGGgagataataataacagGATTTCATGTTTGACATTAACAaagtttatttttttatgtggCCATTTAGGTTTGTATACTTATATCTATGCTGAAAAGATCCAgaacaaattaaaaaagatcGTTTCTAAGAACGACAGTAATTATGGTATGTGTACGAAGGAAGAAAAGGATCGGGAGTACTTTGATTATGTTGTTGAGCACATGATTGTATGTAATAATTTGTTAGGAAAAAAAGTTATGcctttaatattttttataataaataatcctaaggaattttttaatgagtgtataataataaatgatgataacATAACCAATggttttaaaaaagaacaagTAGTTGATAAGGAGGATGATACGTTGTATATGAATTATGAGGTATATTTATTGATACTTGTATGTTTATTAACTTTATGTAAATTCGCTATAATATCTCAAACATTTTGTCAAAAGGTTATGTCTAATAATGCGTCAATAATTAAGTTAATTGTTTCTATAATAACCGAGGAAGAAAATCAGTTATTTTTGAGAAATGGGAAGATTGGGAAAAGTTCGACTGGTTTATCTGTCGATATGAGcatgaatatattaagtTTGTGTGATAGtgttataaaaattgaGGATACGAGTAGGAATAAAAAGgttgataataataataatagtaataataataatagtgatgatgataataataatgataatgtGAAAAGTGAGGATATGAATGAGGTAGATATGAAAGGGGTTGACAAAATAGGCGAAAAAATATACGAGAAGATgtgtaataataataataataatgtgaGATGTTTAAATGATAAGGAGACGAATCCAGATAGCAAGACATGCCAATATGGTGTTTTAAAAAGTTGTATAATGTACAAAACTATATctaatataagaaaaatgtTACTTATAAGTTATGCGGATTTATTATATCGTCATCCTAATTTACTAGAACCatacaataaatatatttttaaagtattaaatgatgaagatataaatatgagGAGGACGGCTGTATCGGTGTTTAcacatttatttatgaCGGATACTGTAAAGGCAAAGAGTATATTGCTTGTACATATGATGTATTTAACAATAGATAGTGATGAGAAAATATCGAGTGGATCAAagtcttttttttatgaattgGATAAGAAATCTCCAATAACACttgttaataatatatgtgataTGATATCTGTTTTAGCTCGAAACGATAGAAAGTTAGAATATGAGAtgaataagaaaatattattattcttattaacGTTTTTAAAGAAAAGTAAATATAACGAAACACTTGTAGAAAAggtttttaaaaaaatgaaagaagtaaatattaatagaaCTGATgatttacatttatatatgcaagtgtttttaaatatacacattgacgaaaaaatattagcaaaaataaataagtgCTTTCCATtaataagatatattattagagaaaatgaatatatacatgATAATTTTATACTTATATGTAAGAAAGCTGCTGAGAAAAAAAGAGGCAGACCAACAGAAGATGGGCAACaacaaaataatgtaaatactactagtaataataacaataataatgataataataataataataataataataataataataataataatgataaaatgGAGACTGAGAAAAATGAGAATAAAATGAGAGAACTAGCTGAGGACATACTAGGGAAGATTGAATCGACTACAAATAAGACAAGGCACATGTTCAGCTTTGAAAGCGAGCTCAAATCGATTAGTAAGGAGGAGACTAAAAGTAAAAATGAAGagaaaaagtaa
- a CDS encoding hypothetical protein (conserved Plasmodium protein, unknown function~part of same gene as PRSY57_1402300A~gap found within coding sequence) codes for KNMNLIIVPYIIELIIYLMNVRKEIVHHTMGDMIEQALSPQSDIYEKLKE; via the exons aaaaatatgaacTTGATCATCGTTCCATACATAATAGAActtatcatttatttg ATGAATGTACGAAAAGAAATTGTTCATCACACAATGGGAG ATATGATAGAACAGGCGCTTTCTCCACAATCGGACATTTATGAAAAGCTTAAGgagtaa